In one Xyrauchen texanus isolate HMW12.3.18 chromosome 18, RBS_HiC_50CHRs, whole genome shotgun sequence genomic region, the following are encoded:
- the LOC127659111 gene encoding TSC22 domain family protein 1-like isoform X2: MWKLLVWSKVPSEKELLNTAVLLGCIYTSGRDYPLDMNHHDRSGDSASARKMVHPARRESSSSNTVGGSSSMIASCSTSLNSNNLMLGDDYSPHVLIQSQTTATSSLGPQNPPQSLTIPLQSTLLPQTLPTAVTQMKKKSGFQITSVTPAQTSVSTNNSIAEDTESCDDLDESHTEDLSSSEILDVSLSRANNVGGPERSSSEETLNNFHEAETPGAMSPNQPPIPTQAHPHGTMVNGTVHHHHHHQHNHVHHLIPSGKALPAVVGASGTQIGIPLGIKLTSAETSSSGALASTGQKMPSNVVEMIKNASVGTTSVICQPLATVALGTGMISVASGASTVTSNVCMLNSTSVPALGVIGTNSSTVNYSPGLNSVSNQKSNLTQIQCGVIGVGITTATAATTSTGAGQVGPAVMGQHAISAPSVPLVNAQPQQAQVPTPASTSSRFRVVKLDSTSEPFKKGRWMCTEYYDKEAPENAPSTRTVESSRQFVPESVVCPERDCVSGSSASHYTESLCSGETSGPSAVQQTFQQPPSQMHDYPFPSVSMSQMQPQDVVNAHLKTNAGAPMPVSIQQPAGSQTNIGLSSTAVPPHMPKLTYAQAAQSSPAQALPVVTQQQMGYPPTSLPAAPAQVVPAGSLQPDFPQSKQIMSSVAPGPSQTLPHLATSIPPAAVLGNGRLKATSQQPVGTVQSPALAQPLPQGLLVPQQTPAPQRVQAPTGGVMPQLVQSAGTGLIQQSQGQQLTSHPSMEQQSHLSGQGHGPQFVPAVTSSLSTSGVPHNIQNDPQSSLMQNGSKEAGPGPTMMPTSLEDAQLLLLQHQALLMQSKPAGGESVSQAGTLLGQEGCSGVDVLSASASLLKSLPVDGEEDGEHE, encoded by the exons ATGTGGAAATTACTCGTGTGGAGTAAAGTTCCTTCTGAAAAAGAGCTATTAAACACGGCGGTTCTCTTAGGCTGTATTTATACCTCTGGCAGAGACTATCCTCTCGACATGAATCACCACGACCGATCTGGGGACTCTGCTAGTGCCCGAAAAATGGTTCACCCGGCGAGACGGgagagcagcagcagcaacacGGTGGGTGGTTCCTCCTCAATGATAGCTTCGTGTAGCACCAGCCTTAACAGCAATAACTTGATGCTGGGGGATGATTACTCACCACATGTGCTGATTCAGTCTCAAACAACGGCCACATCCTCACTTGGGCCTCAGAACCCTCCTCAAAGCCTGACTATTCCTTTACAGTCAACCCTGTTACCCCAAACCCTGCCCACAGCAGTGACACAGATGAAGAAGAAAAGTGGCTTTCAGATCACCAGCGTTACCCCTGCTCAGACATCTGTCAGCACCAACAACAGCATTGCAGAAGACACAGAGAGTTGTGATGACCTGGACGAGTCCCACACTGAGGATCTGTCCTCTTCTGAGATCTTGGATGTGTCCCTGTCACGGGCTAACAATGTTGGAGGACCGGAAAGGAGCTCCTCGGAGGAAACACTCAATAACTTTCATGAAGCTGAGACCCCAGGGGCCATGTCACCCAACCAACCACCCATCCCCACCCAAGCACATCCACATGGCACTATGGTAAATGGAACTgttcaccaccatcatcatcaccagCATAATCATGTGCATCATCTCATTCCCTCTGGAAAAGCCCTTCCTGCAGTGGTAGGTGCCAGTGGGACACAGATCGGAATACCTTTGGGTATTAAATTGACGTCAGCTGAGACCTCAAGTTCTGGAGCTTTAGCCAGCACAGGCCAGAAAATGCCTTcaaatgtggtggaaatgatcAAGAATGCCTCTGTTGGGACAACCAGTGTCATCTGTCAGCCTTTGGCTACTGTTGCCTTGGGAACTGGAATGATCTCTGTGGCGTCAGGTGCCAGTACTGTAACAAGTAATGTCTGTATGTTAAATTCCACCAGCGTGCCTGCTTTGGGTGTCATCGGCACCAATAGTAGCACTGTAAATTACTCCCCTGGTTTGAATAGTGTTAGTAACCAAAAGTCAAACTTGACACAGATTCAGTGTGGAGTAATTGGCGTGGGCATCACCACGGCAACTGCTGCTACCACTTCAACAGGTGCAGGGCAGGTGGGGCCAGCTGTCATGGGCCAGCATGCCATATCTGCCCCCTCTGTCCCTCTGGTGAACGCCCAGCCTCAACAGGCCCAAGTGCCTACTCCTGCCTCCACCAGCTCACGTTTCAGAGTGGTTAAATTGGACTCTACCTCTGAGCCTTTTAAGAAAGGTAGATGGATGTGCACTGAGTATTACGACAAGGAGGCCCCTGAGAACGCCCCCAGCACCAGAACAGTGGAAAGCAGCCGCCAGTTTGTGCCTGAGAGTGTGGTGTGCCCGGAGAGAGATTGTGTTAGTGGGAGCTCGGCCAGCCATTACACTGAGAGCCTGTGCAGTGGCGAGACAAGTGGCCCCTCAGCTGTGCAGCAGACCTTCCAGCAGCCCCCCTCTCAAATGCATGACTACCCATTTCCTAGCGTGTCCATGTCCCAGATGCAACCACAGGATGTAGTGAATGCTCATCTTAAGACTAATGCAGGAGCCCCAATGCCAGTGAGCATTCAACAACCAGCAGGGTCGCAGACCAATATTGGGCTTTCGTCTACCGCTGTGCCCCCTCATATGCCCAAGCTGACATATGCCCAGGCAGCACAATCATCTCCTGCTCAAGCTCTGCCTGTTGTCACCCAGCAACAGATGGGCTACCCGCCCACATCGCTGCCAGCTGCACCAGCCCAGGTTGTACCAGCAGGCAGCCTGCAACCTGACTTCCCACAATCCAAGCAGATCATGAGCTCTGTGGCACCTGGACCATCACAAACCTTACCCCACCTGGCTACATCCATCCCACCTGCAGCAGTGTTGGGGAACGGTCGGCTAAAAGCAACTTCACAGCAACCTGTGGGCACTGTGCAATCCCCTGCTCTTGCTCAGCCACTTCCTCAAGGACTTCTGGTGCCACAACAGACACCTGCCCCCCAGAGAGTCCAGGCACCCACTGGCGGTGTCATGCCACAGCTGGTGCAGTCTGCCGGGACCGGTCTTATCCAGCAGTCCCAGGGGCAGCAACTCACCTCTCATCCCTCCATGGAACAGCAATCACATCTCAGTGGTCAAGGCCATGGCCCACAGTTTGTGCCAGCTGTGACTTCCAGCCTGTCCACATCAGGCGTGCCTCATAACATTCAGAATGATCCCCAGTCAAGTTTGATGCAAAATGGCTCAAAAGAGGCAGGGCCGGGGCCCACCATGATGCCCACGTCGCTTGAGGATGCCCAGCTTCTTCTGTTACAGCACCAGGCCCTGCTCATGCAATCTAAGCCAGCCGGTGGTGAAAGTGTCTCCCAGGCTGGCACCTTGCTTGGTCAAGAGGGATGCAGTGGAGTCGATGTCCTTTCAGCCTCGGCCAGTCTGCTGAAGAGCTTACCTGTAGATGGAGAGGAAGATGG ggAGCATGAATAA